Proteins from one Coregonus clupeaformis isolate EN_2021a unplaced genomic scaffold, ASM2061545v1 scaf0748, whole genome shotgun sequence genomic window:
- the LOC121560273 gene encoding microfibril-associated glycoprotein 4-like, producing MMSILLLALMVPVVVQSSLHPVDCDEVYRSGSGQNGVYTIYPAGPTSPVQVFCDMGLESAYLGKWTLIQSRQDGSVNFHRKWDQYKSGFGSAAGEYWLGLETMHLLTMKGTYELRVDMEDFEGKKVYAQYSSFSVGSEAEGYLLTLGSFKDGGAGDSLVFHNGHKFTTLDKDQDLNGANCAQVYYGGFWHNDCHFANPNGIYAWGESAFGIGINWKTWRGYTYSLKTITMKIRPATA from the exons ATGATG TCCATCCTGCTGCTGGCTCTAATGGTCCCAGTGGTGGTGCAGTCCTCCCTGCATCCAGTGGACTGTGATGAGGTCTACAGATCAGGCTCTGGACAAAACGGGGTCTACACCATCTACCCTGCCGGACCCACCTCACCTGTCCAGGTGTTCTGTGACATGGGGTTGGAAAGTGCTTATCTAGGAAAGTGGACG TTGATTCAGAGCCGACAGGATGGATCAGTGAACTTCCACAGGAAGTGGGATCAGTACAAGAGTGGTTTTGGGAGCGCAGCTGGAGAGTACTGGCTGG GTCTGGAGACAATGCATCTCCTGACTATGAAAGGAACCTATGAGCTGAGGGTGGACATGGAGGACTTTGAGGGGAAGAAGGTCTATGCTCAGTACTCCTCCTTCTCTGTTGGATCAGAGGCTGAAGGATACCTGCTAACACTGGGCTCATTCAAAGATGGAGGAGCAG GAGATTCTCTGGTTTTTCACAATGGTCATAAATTTACAACATTAGATAAAGACCAGGACCTTAACGGAGCCAACTGTGCCCAAGTGTACTACGGAGGATTTTGGCACAACGACTGCCATTTTGCTAACCCCAATGGGATATATGCATGGGGCGAGTCTGCCTTTGGTATTGGTATCAACTGGAAAACATGGAGAGGCTATACATACTCCCTGAAAACCATCACTATGAAGATCAGACCAGCCACTGCATAG